In Sutterella faecalis, a genomic segment contains:
- a CDS encoding porin — MDLFSNFKTKQSLAVIGAFLCAGAAQAADVQLYGVLDTGFLYTHDRLENQGGRFQDEYQGTASAGSLVMESSINYGSRFGLKGSEEFAPGVRLGFVLESGIMTDSGEFKTANRIFDREAQLYLESDLGRLAFGRIGPVSGSIGAYHQLTLRGDALDGGFYWLTRNVYDNMVTYVSPDFAGAKAYLQYSFETNSSAGLEGNADAERYASAAITLDRGPLQAVVMADTIMRSSTADPRLGDAYSVGFGANYKIGDVTPYLGFQLGRNETVWNWVGASSFLSANYLAKHNVSGVIGQFDGWSTTVGALFENMPGTPGANIQAAVFYGKADGEIFNAGKTTEKAAFEEDLEKYGFIAMYIFPLSKKALVYAGGAYTAERMERSGADIDHDTWQAAAGMAIAF, encoded by the coding sequence ATGGACCTCTTCTCCAACTTCAAAACCAAACAGTCGCTGGCTGTGATCGGAGCCTTTCTCTGCGCGGGCGCCGCTCAGGCAGCGGACGTTCAGCTCTACGGCGTTCTCGATACGGGCTTTCTCTATACGCATGACCGGCTCGAGAACCAGGGCGGGCGCTTTCAGGACGAGTACCAGGGCACGGCTTCTGCCGGTTCGCTCGTGATGGAATCGAGCATCAACTACGGCTCCCGCTTCGGTCTCAAGGGTTCCGAAGAGTTCGCTCCCGGCGTTCGCCTCGGATTCGTGCTTGAGAGCGGCATCATGACGGACTCCGGGGAATTCAAAACCGCCAACCGGATCTTCGACCGCGAGGCGCAGCTCTATCTCGAGAGCGACCTCGGGCGTCTTGCCTTCGGCCGCATCGGCCCGGTCTCGGGGAGCATCGGCGCCTACCATCAGCTGACGCTCCGGGGCGACGCCCTTGACGGGGGCTTCTATTGGCTCACGCGAAACGTCTACGACAACATGGTGACCTACGTATCGCCCGACTTTGCGGGCGCCAAGGCCTACCTCCAGTACTCGTTTGAAACCAATTCAAGCGCCGGACTAGAAGGGAATGCCGACGCGGAGCGCTACGCTTCGGCCGCAATCACGCTCGACCGCGGGCCGCTCCAGGCGGTCGTCATGGCCGACACCATCATGCGTTCGAGCACGGCTGACCCGCGTCTCGGCGACGCCTATTCCGTGGGCTTCGGCGCCAATTACAAGATCGGCGACGTTACGCCCTACCTCGGCTTCCAGCTCGGCCGCAACGAAACGGTCTGGAACTGGGTGGGGGCTTCGAGCTTCCTCTCGGCCAACTACCTCGCGAAGCACAACGTGAGCGGGGTCATCGGGCAGTTTGACGGCTGGAGCACCACGGTCGGGGCGCTATTTGAAAACATGCCCGGCACGCCGGGCGCCAACATTCAGGCCGCGGTCTTCTACGGCAAGGCGGACGGCGAAATCTTCAACGCCGGAAAGACAACGGAAAAAGCCGCCTTCGAAGAAGACCTTGAAAAGTACGGCTTCATTGCGATGTACATCTTCCCGCTCAGCAAAAAGGCGCTGGTCTATGCGGGCGGCGCCTATACGGCAGAGCGGATGGAGCGCAGCGGCGCCGACATCGACCACGATACATGGCAGGCGGCAGCCGGCATGGCGATCGCCTTCTGA
- a CDS encoding FAD-dependent oxidoreductase, with protein MSELNLARRSLLKTGAAMAATLMASAVANAGIPAAQVKKFDAEYDVVIIGSGFAGMACALKAARGGKKVLMIEKMPVVGGNSAICGGNVACPVNPVQKAQGIKDSKELFIEDCLKDGLGLNYTNLLGVIADRCNDTIKFVEETGAEFVPNKMLFEAGHSVPRSYEIKAGTGSGYIRPMYEAIKKEKNVTVLTRAKFDDFVMDGDAVVGITYREGYRFNQKLQSDDLENKTGKQKVVRAKLGVMLAAGGFSRDIWFRQVQDPRVVPTTDSTNQPGATAGVLVKALGIGAAPVQLCWLQFLPYTNPREKGFGVSVNFTNHACMDYGIVVDRKTGLRFMDEHAGRKIKSDALFKVIGADENYPIAIADDAIVKSINPNFVKLPLEMGTVKKFNTLEELADYFKINKKPFLEQVARYNEFIKKGEDPEFHRNLKFSNGLDVSKAPFYGIEVAPKIHHTMGGVMINEKAQVISATTHQPIKGLFAGGEVTGGVHGASRLGTVAVIDALTFGMIAGEEFAKM; from the coding sequence ATGTCCGAACTTAATCTCGCCCGCCGCAGCCTCCTCAAGACCGGTGCTGCCATGGCCGCCACTCTGATGGCGAGCGCTGTCGCCAATGCCGGCATTCCTGCTGCCCAGGTGAAGAAGTTTGACGCCGAGTACGACGTCGTCATCATCGGCTCCGGCTTCGCCGGCATGGCCTGCGCCCTCAAGGCTGCCCGCGGCGGCAAGAAGGTTCTCATGATTGAGAAGATGCCGGTCGTCGGCGGCAACTCCGCCATCTGCGGCGGCAACGTCGCCTGCCCGGTCAACCCCGTGCAGAAGGCTCAGGGCATCAAGGACAGCAAGGAACTCTTCATTGAAGACTGTCTGAAGGATGGTCTCGGCCTCAACTACACGAACCTCCTCGGCGTCATTGCCGACCGCTGCAACGACACGATCAAGTTCGTTGAGGAAACCGGCGCTGAATTCGTTCCCAACAAGATGCTCTTCGAAGCCGGCCACTCGGTTCCGCGCTCCTATGAAATCAAGGCGGGCACGGGCTCCGGCTACATCCGTCCGATGTACGAAGCCATCAAGAAGGAAAAGAACGTCACGGTTCTCACCCGCGCCAAGTTCGATGACTTCGTGATGGACGGCGACGCCGTTGTCGGCATCACCTACCGCGAAGGCTATCGCTTCAACCAGAAGCTCCAGTCCGACGACCTCGAAAACAAGACCGGCAAGCAGAAGGTTGTCCGCGCGAAGCTGGGCGTCATGCTCGCCGCCGGCGGCTTCTCCCGCGACATCTGGTTCCGTCAGGTCCAGGATCCGCGCGTTGTCCCGACCACGGACTCCACGAACCAGCCTGGCGCCACGGCCGGCGTTCTCGTGAAGGCCCTCGGCATCGGCGCTGCTCCGGTCCAGCTCTGCTGGCTGCAGTTCCTCCCCTACACCAACCCGCGTGAAAAGGGCTTCGGCGTTTCCGTCAACTTCACGAACCATGCCTGCATGGACTACGGCATCGTCGTCGACCGCAAGACGGGTCTTCGCTTCATGGACGAACACGCCGGCCGCAAGATCAAGTCGGACGCGCTCTTCAAGGTCATCGGCGCTGATGAAAACTACCCGATCGCCATCGCTGACGATGCGATCGTGAAGTCGATCAACCCGAACTTCGTCAAGCTCCCGCTCGAAATGGGCACGGTGAAGAAGTTCAACACCCTCGAAGAGCTCGCCGACTACTTCAAGATCAACAAGAAGCCGTTCCTTGAACAGGTTGCCCGCTACAACGAGTTCATCAAGAAGGGCGAGGATCCGGAATTCCACCGCAACCTCAAGTTCAGCAACGGTCTTGATGTTTCGAAGGCTCCGTTCTACGGCATTGAAGTCGCTCCGAAGATCCACCACACGATGGGCGGCGTCATGATCAACGAAAAGGCTCAGGTCATTTCCGCGACGACGCACCAGCCGATCAAGGGCCTCTTCGCCGGCGGCGAAGTGACGGGCGGCGTGCACGGCGCTTCGCGTCTCGGCACGGTGGCCGTGATCGATGCTCTCACCTTCGGCATGATCGCCGGTGAAGAGTTCGCCAAGATGTAA